In the Telopea speciosissima isolate NSW1024214 ecotype Mountain lineage chromosome 6, Tspe_v1, whole genome shotgun sequence genome, CTACATCATCATCGATTCATCATCAACCACCCTGTCTTGTTCTTAATAACCTTTCACTCTCACCCCAATACTGTAAGAACCTGAGTCCTAGCGTACTTTTGGTGACAATCGGAGAAGATGATTGTGATGACTGGAGGAAACCCACCAGTCACATTCCATTAATAATGGGTTTTGTCGATGATGATGACCTAAAATTGACAAAAACCTTGAGATTGTAGGTTCTTGCAATGGCTTTCTCTGTTTAGCGGCAGGGGCGGTGGGTTTGAGTAGTAGTCCCATCTACCTCTGTAATCCCATTACAAGAGAGAAGCTGATGAAATTGCCCAAATCAAATCTCATTTTgccaaccaaaaccaaaacgaGCAGCagtttcggttttggtttcgaCAGCTTAAGCAATAAATATAAAGTGGTTCGatttttccaaatattttctGCAGAATTCAGAAAGGGTATTGTTAAATATTGTGAGATAATAACAGTGGGTGAAAATTCATGAAGAAAGATAGATTTCCCAAGATCAGCAAGACGCATGAATACAACAAATTCGATGTTTTTTGATGGAACCATCTATTGGCCCATTGATGATCGTAAAATTCTTGCTTTAGACATTAAGAGTGAGAAGTTTTGGACTATTAAATGTCCTTCTCCTAGAGATCAGTTTAATAGACATTCTTTAATTCTCATGGATGGATCTCTTGCTTTAGTTGATTATAGAAATTGCAAAAACTCAAGAGAGTTTATGCACATATGGTTACTTGAAGGTAACAAGAACATTGGGTTCTCATTTAATTTAACTACTTATGATGAGTGTGGAGAGTGGGGAGACCTTCATCCCAATTATAGTCAGGGAAGAAAAGAATTTGTAGTTTTGGCTAAATTTGATCATGATGCTGATACATTCCTGCTACATGTAAGGAACCATTATCCGGCGACGACTTCAGATTCCCTTGTTCTTTACTCTCCGGCGAAGAAGCAGTATTTACCTGTTCAAGGACCTTGGAAAAATAATTGGAAAACTGATAGGTTGGTGGGACATTGGATGGTGCCGACCCTCAAATCTGTCAAGGCTCTGGTAGATAGATAGTTAACTTGACTCTTCACAGAGGATCCTAAACTTCTGGCGTTTCTTTTCCATCGTGTTATATTGACATATATTTGAGTACTTTTATTTTGAGTCTTGTTTAGATTCTAGTATGTTATTGTCAGAGATTTTGATTATGTGGGATctgaattcttcttcttcttgctttatTAGGTTAATAATTTGTCTGTTCTTATATGTTCTTATTTGTGATTTGATTATGTGTGGGATTTGAATACTTCCTCCTTTTTTATCAGATTAACTTGTTTAATTCTTTTAGAGATCATGCTTCGAGATCTCACATTTTAGCTATTTGATCCTATTGTTGGGGTACGATGTTTTGTAGTTCGTCGCTTGGATTTGTGGGTTGATTCCGAAGGACTGTTAACAGACCATAGGCCGGCCTCAAGGGTTTTACTATATATTTGTAGTGATGGTTCTTTCTCCGTAATGAAATCTGAGAGAGATGTGAGGACAAGCGATTGTAactctattctccattgatactGAAGTAGATCTACATCTCACCGTAGACATAGACAAttttgccgaaccacgtaaatctttatGTTCGATTGTTGTGATtattgtttgcgatttccattcttttttgcaTCATTATAGGCTTTGTTTTCTAACCCTATGTGCAATACTATTTATTACTTATGTTCTACTTGGTTAATAGTTGGTTTATACTGACATGTTGTATTtgagtacttttttttttttggtagagcaTTTGAGTACTTTTATTTTGAGTGTATGTGGGATTTGAATTCTTCTTCTACGTCCTTTATTAGGTTAGTAATTTGTTTATTCTTATATGTTCTTGGTAGTGATCGATTTGATTGTGTGTGGTATCTGAATTcgatcttcttcctttttttatcAGATTAACTTGTCTAATTCTTCTAGAGATCATGCTTGTAGATCTGACATTCTAGTTATTCGATCCTATTGTTGGGGTACTATGTCTTGTATTTTGTCGCTTGGATTTGTGGGTTGATTCCAAAGTGGTATTAAGAAAGCGTAGGCCTTAAAAGGATTTGCTATATATTTATAGCGAGGGTTCTTTCCTCGTAatgaaatctgagagaggtgtaaGGACGAGCGGttataaccctattctccattgatagtgaaacagatcttatctcacacacacacacatatcaACCACAACAAACATTCAGGAATAAAACCCAAATTGATaaacaaattctaaatacagTTTTAGATAACCACCTATCGTTGGCTCACATTCCCTTATCAATAAACAAATGTAGACCCAAAGAACCTCCAATCTAACTTAAACCCCATGAAAGAATAAACAtcacaatcaaataaaaataactgAATCCACCAAAATAAGAAGTGAACCAACATTATCTAAGGCCTGATCAggtatgattttttatttaaatttcagggggtgatttctattttggaaattgtttggtttgaattttgcaccttatttcaatgATAAAGAAATCAAGTAGAATTAAAATTCAGAAATAGCTAAgaagctatttcagaatttctatttcatttgatttctctcGTGCTCTTTGCTGatcacatggttaatttgatggacaaagtagtaatttcatgttaaaaataaaccaccaccattcttcttctcataATAGTctcaccaccactaccactaccaccaccactctTCCCAATGGaatatagagaatttattctcataaattgaactaccaaatggttttttttattcttgaaatattttatattgTTACAActaaaataatttcaattttattaccagaatctatttgttgactattcaTGAAATTaatccgaaattgaaatagaaatcataccaaatgcCTAATCAGAGCAATGAAAGAAATATCTACAAAATACATGCAAAACCAATTTTACAGCCCTATTTTTAAGAGAGCTGCAACAGAAACTGCAAGGGGAGACCCTAGCTTTGCTTTGCAAGAACAAATGAACTgattgaaaaataaaactaaagcAGTACAAATAGAAGTTTCTTTCATGACCATCAGGTGACAATTAGTTGTTAAGTGGAGCCAGAATGCAGAGGTTTACTAGACAATAGCAGTCAACACACATATAGAGAAAGAGACTTACTTACCTGATCCAAATTCAACCACCAATATCCATTGATCCAAAACCAGTCTCAGAAATACATTTAACATTTTTATCAATCAGCAACAAGATCTATTTATCTCTAATGGACCACCCTTCATCATTTCATGCAATTCAGTGGTTAAGTTGATTCCCATTTAGATGTGCAATGATGAAGAACATCAAACCTACTGGATTACATACAAATTTTAAACATCtaatattgcatacttttatagtAATTTGGATTCAACAGTTTGAGAATCAAGTAACACTTTTGTCAAGATGAATTAAATTATCACCATACTTCAATTCCATGTACTCCCATCCAGAGTGATCTATGAGTGACTTATATTTCTGATAATCTGTTTCATGAAAGTTCATCACCccctcaaccccaaaaaaaagattatttctGAATGAATGGTAGTCCCACAGACAGTCAGAGTTTTAAAACACGGAATCGGGGACGGAATTGATGATTGCTGATTCCcaaagaaccctagaatcggtcCTCAGATTCAAAAACaaagaattttagggtttttgggtctGAATCATATCAGATCGGTGAGAATCGGGATGATTAACCGATCCGAttcccgattcttgaaaccGTAAACACAATAGAGAGGGAGGTTCACTTTCTATGAATAAAAGAACATGGAAATATATTATACAGAGAGTTTTAATAAGTAGACCATTCTCACACACAGacatgagagaagaagaaaatagaaacaaccccaaagaaatcaaaataaatttcaaccCAACACAAAATTACAGAGGGAAAGTCCCAAGTCCCTAAAAAGATGGTAATGAACCACAAAAATTCACAATCCCCCAAGCAACTTGTTCCCAATCTTATAAGAAGCATAAGCATCAATTGTTGCAAACTCAATCTCTTCCATTGTAAGGTTCTCTCCATTCCAATCACTCAAAAACACAGAAGCAGGTTTCTTCATAACCTGAAGAGGTATTACATGATAAgccaaatcaaccaaaccataACCCACAAGCCTTCTATCATCAAACACTGAAGAAGCCAAAAACCTTAAATCAACCATGTTTCTACATTGAAGTCCATAATCCCTCTCAAGCATAGCAACATTCTCTTTAATTCCAACACCCACAAATGAAACATCAGGGAGACGAAGGAAATTAAAGAGGAAATGAGGAATTGTACCTAAATTCAGAAGCCTTATGATTAGACAAAAAGATCCAGTTGCCAATTTCAAGATTGAAACTTTATTTGTTGATTCAACTGCTGTGCATTCGATATCTAGACCCACCACATACTTTGAACCAGTGCCTTTACCGACGAATGACCATAGATCTTCTATGCCGGTCTTTAAAGCGATTTCTGTGTCTATTACTCTGGGCTTGACCTTGATGCCCTGTACCTTCATTTCATAGTGGCCAGTCATCTCTGAGAACCAAAACTGTGGGTTGTGATTGAGATTGTGGAAGAGAAGCTCAagagaatggagaaggaagaggaggagatgttaaagtagaagaagaaggaacgtTTAACGATTCAAAGTTGAAACTTCAAACATCATATTTCAAAGTCGTCGTGCGCAGGGACTTTCGTTGTCTTCTAGACTCTCCAAACGAAGACGAGTAACGTGATTAAGGAACGCACGTTTTTTGTTATAAGAAACCATGAAAAGTTAACTTGGAAGGGTTCAATGGAGTTCTTATATGGATGTTGGAATCCAAACAGATACTTTGACGCCTAGTTTTCTGCAGAAATTCCCTCGAGATGTTTGTTCATTTCGTGGTTTTTTACTTGCAAAAAACGAGAGAGAGGTTTTCTTATAGGTAAGGAAACTTTAAGAAGGATCTTTAGGTGGGACTGTATTGGGGGCTCACCGATGCTCTAGACCTTCCCTTTTGGTCCCCTCATGGACCCTCCCTTGTTATTGGTCCATGACTTGAACTAGTGGGGGCCATGAAAGGAGGGTGGAGGAATGGACTTGCTCAGTTGCTCCATTATCTTTTCTTGCATAAAAATGAGGTTAAAGGTCGGCTTGAAGGCCAGaaggattcggctcctctccttaAAGGGCATcgtccaatgaggcatccaacggttgggttGGCTGCATACATCCCGATTTATGCCCAGTCATTCATCAGAATGTGTGCGATATAACCCAACCACTGGATGCGttattgggcactcattgggcgatgccctCCAAGAAGAGGAGCCCAATCTGAAGGTTAGGTGCAATTACCCTCCACTGTTGCATGATACTATTTCAACATCATTCGAATGCTTCAGTCAAAAGATTTTATGGCTGAAGAAAAATACCATCCATTAGAGGGCCAGACTATCAGATTGGGTGTCCAAGGGGGTTGCCCAAATAAGGGTGAGGGACAAGGGGGTGGGGTGAGGCACAAGAAGACCTCTTTGTGTAGAAGGGGGCCTCAAACTTGAGACCAAGACCCTCAGACCTAAAAGCCGCCTTGTCGGCGCAACCAACTACACAAGGTAGTTGTCGTCAATGATCTTCAATCTTATTTCCAAAACTTTAATTTTTCGGATAAAAAGAAATTCTAAAATCGTGTTATTAGGTAGACTGGTTTTCTCTGGAGATGAGTAGCATATTAGATTTCAACATAAAAGTTTGAACTACTAGATGGAGGACCCAACCAACATATGAAGACACCCAAAGGCAAACTGACCATACATTTGGAAAGACAAACGAGACTTTGATACCATATTGAAAGGTCCAACGCGAAAGCTTAAGCTATTTGATGGAAAAGATTGAGAGACCAACTAATAGAtgaaagggtaaattacatctGAGGTACCCAATGTGTTAATCATCCATAGACATGATTATTCTTGGTATATCACAAGACTCCATGGACTTGATTGTAGAGATTCGAAGGCTTAGTATTAGAAAATTGGGGTAGAAGGGATTTCGTTCGAAGGCTCCTGAAGACCATAGTCATATTACGTTTACCTTTCTATCCCTAACGTTTATTTCCAATCTTGTCCTTGAGAGTAGTTCTACAAGGTTATTTGGTGTCTTGTGAAGTTTGGTTAAATAAGGCTCTCTGTAATGCAAtgtttttgtttcaaaaaaaCTGGTTTTGAATCAAAtaactttttctatttttggatttCTAGAGTAATTTTGTACCAATAAATGTTGTATTGTAAACTTGAAAAAAATTGGttcttttttaacaaaaaaacaaaaacatgtaTGGAATGCATCTTCACATAAGTATATCTTCTGGTAGTGGTGCTGGTAGTACTGGTGGCTAAGGGTGTTAAATTCGAATCAGAGCCGAAAACCGAAATTGGAATTGGACCAAATAAGCCAAACCAAACTAAATCGAATAATATACGGTTAGTTTGAGTATCGGATCTTAGAACCGATTCGGATCTAGGTTTGATTCCAGATCCAACACAACAACCAAGATCGAACCAAATTTGGATACTAGTACATTATAGTATGTTACgatattataatattaatatattatcaTTCATTTTAATACATTATAATATTAatctattatattatatattactAATGTTAGTATCagattttataatactattaTACGATACTATACTATAATATTATAGTATTTTGATATATTAGACTATATAttgtatattataatatatggaCCGAGTACAAGAATCAAACTCGAACCGTGTGAGAATAGAATAGAAGAATCAAATAAGAACCAACATTGAGCAGGTTCGGTTTGAGTATCGAATATCAGAACCGATAACCAAACCAAATAACTGATTTACACCCTtagtggtggcaatggtggaggTGATGGCGGTTGAAGTAGCATTAGAGGTGCTAGTGGTGGTTTCATGCACTGTTTTGTCCCAACtttctatttattattattattttttttcattagttACAAGTTTTTCTGTTTCTCAAAAGGGCCTCAaatcgtctttttttttttttccatccggtttgttaaaaaaaaaaaaaaagagaaaaataaatcgGGCAACACATacaagatctgttccatttatgttccaaaaaattacaacaacaccattttttttttaacattgcCATACAGACCCTAACAGACCATTGTGACAAGAATACTTCCCCATAATCCAATTATCATCACAAAAAAATGATTATGGGTGTTAGTATTATCCCTTTATCTATCCGAAGGCATTTGATGTTTCTTCCGAGGTTATTTATTTAGAACACATCACCCTCTTTTAATTACTCATTGTCatattcccaaaagttctttaagttaggGATAGAAAATGAttctcaaaaataatttgaaagttaCGTATCATTGCATCATTATCAAATGGTGTCATTGCCATGCACATATttcgagtacacatgtgaaaatgacaatatttaccctcattgaaaaaaaaatatatgttcaATACTAAACGAGCAAAAAAGGAAATGcttcaataaaaaatctattctTCTAATTGGTTCTACACCTTTACTTTATAGGAAATAAATGCCTATTCAACCTCACCCAAGATTCTAAGAAGATTTTAGTGTACCCTAGTAGACAAATTCCCAACGTATACAGGTCCATGGACACCCATGGACCTCCAACCAAGATATGTATTCTAACAGGGTCAATTAGGGGTTTGTCTAACAACATTTGAAAGAATcaattttgggtgtttttgtgttttataaTAAATTTGGAACAAACCACTATGCAATGTCCAATCTatttttgtgttattttttAGAATTAATCGGGTGAAAAAAACTCATTTATTGGTCATTGGAGAAACATATTTGATGTTGTTTATTACCAACCCCATAAATCCGAAGTCTTGAGCTTGACTCCcgtctaccaccaccaccacaaaaCAAACAATATACTTCTATTAATATGCATTCCATACgtgtttctattcttttttagggatagaaatattttttttttcccaattttatcATACAACATTGATAGAAATATTTTTTGTACAAA is a window encoding:
- the LOC122665858 gene encoding exonuclease 3'-5' domain-containing protein 2-like, whose amino-acid sequence is MTGHYEMKVQGIKVKPRVIDTEIALKTGIEDLWSFVGKGTGSKYVVGLDIECTAVESTNKVSILKLATGSFCLIIRLLNLGTIPHFLFNFLRLPDVSFVGVGIKENVAMLERDYGLQCRNMVDLRFLASSVFDDRRLVGYGLVDLAYHVIPLQVMKKPASVFLSDWNGENLTMEEIEFATIDAYASYKIGNKLLGGL